A genome region from Methylohalobius crimeensis 10Ki includes the following:
- a CDS encoding YbhB/YbcL family Raf kinase inhibitor-like protein, translating into MALTLTSNEFDHNESLPALYTCDGENVSPPLKWSGIPEGTRSLALIVDDPDAPDPRAPKMTWVHWVLYNLPPDSAELLQNATRAQLPSGTREGLNDWKRTGYGGPCPPVGRHRYFFKLYALDTVLPDLGQPTKQRLEEAMAGHVLEETALVGTYARAH; encoded by the coding sequence ATGGCGCTTACCCTCACTTCCAACGAATTCGATCATAATGAGAGCCTTCCCGCCCTCTACACATGTGACGGGGAAAACGTCTCGCCCCCGCTGAAATGGTCCGGGATTCCCGAGGGAACCCGAAGCTTGGCCCTGATCGTGGACGATCCGGACGCGCCCGATCCCCGCGCCCCCAAAATGACCTGGGTGCACTGGGTGCTTTACAATCTCCCCCCCGATTCGGCTGAACTTCTCCAAAACGCAACTCGGGCCCAGCTGCCCTCAGGAACTCGAGAGGGACTCAACGATTGGAAACGGACCGGCTACGGCGGACCTTGCCCTCCCGTAGGCAGGCACCGTTATTTCTTCAAACTTTACGCTTTGGATACCGTGTTGCCAGACCTGGGCCAGCCCACCAAACAACGGCTGGAAGAAGCCATGGCGGGGCACGTTTTGGAAGAAACCGCGTTGGTCGGCACTTACGCACGCGCTCACTAA
- a CDS encoding fructosamine kinase family protein: MNWREIEASIRAAVGHRFEVMHALPLSGGCIHAAYRISGVGEHFFVKLAEPNLSNAFAGEAEGLRMLAATGTVRVPLPICEGNTATEAYLVLEYLHLKPRDSASDRRLGEQLAALHAIDQPAFGWTRDNFIGATLQPNELCDDWAAFWRRRRLAWQLQLAAENGYGGRLQRLGERLLVGLDRLLADYRPRPVLLHGDLWSGNAAMTDAGMPVIFDPACYWGDREADLAMTELFGGFSGAFYDAYESLMPRRPGYETRSMLYNLYHVLNHLNLFGGGYLRQAETLLERLLIETG; this comes from the coding sequence ATGAACTGGCGGGAAATAGAAGCTTCCATTCGTGCCGCGGTGGGTCATCGGTTTGAAGTGATGCATGCGCTTCCCTTGAGCGGCGGATGCATTCACGCCGCCTATCGAATCAGCGGAGTCGGAGAGCACTTTTTTGTGAAACTCGCCGAACCGAATTTGTCTAATGCGTTTGCCGGCGAGGCGGAGGGTTTGCGGATGCTGGCCGCCACCGGGACGGTGCGGGTGCCCTTGCCCATCTGCGAGGGGAATACGGCGACCGAGGCGTATTTGGTTTTGGAGTATCTCCACCTGAAGCCGCGCGATTCGGCTTCGGATCGGCGTCTGGGAGAGCAATTGGCGGCTTTGCACGCCATCGATCAGCCGGCGTTCGGTTGGACTCGGGATAATTTTATCGGGGCGACGCTTCAGCCGAACGAGCTTTGTGACGATTGGGCGGCCTTTTGGCGCCGCCGTCGGTTGGCTTGGCAACTGCAATTGGCCGCGGAAAACGGATACGGGGGCCGGCTCCAGCGTCTGGGAGAGCGACTGCTGGTCGGCTTGGACCGGCTGCTTGCCGATTACCGCCCTCGTCCGGTTTTGCTGCACGGCGATCTTTGGTCGGGCAACGCGGCGATGACCGATGCGGGAATGCCGGTCATCTTCGATCCGGCCTGTTATTGGGGGGACCGGGAAGCGGATCTCGCCATGACCGAATTGTTCGGGGGATTTAGTGGGGCATTTTATGACGCTTACGAGAGTCTAATGCCCAGGCGGCCGGGCTATGAAACGAGAAGCATGCTTTACAATTTGTACCATGTTTTGAATCATCTCAACCTTTTTGGCGGAGGTTATTTGAGACAAGCGGAAACCTTGTTGGAACGATTGTTGATTGAAACCGGATGA
- a CDS encoding PA3496 family putative envelope integrity protein, protein MTMVVDLDDDFHENQDPISSDNFEKEVDELFSEWREDQEKLASRRRLERYFELKRLREQIGDIYELDDDF, encoded by the coding sequence ATGACGATGGTTGTGGATCTGGATGATGATTTTCATGAAAATCAAGACCCTATTTCTTCGGACAATTTCGAAAAAGAGGTGGATGAGCTTTTTTCCGAATGGCGAGAGGATCAGGAAAAGCTGGCTTCCCGGAGGCGTTTGGAGCGTTATTTCGAACTGAAGCGCTTGCGTGAGCAGATCGGCGATATATACGAATTGGACGACGATTTTTGA
- a CDS encoding argininosuccinate synthase: MADKIDKVVLAYSGGLDTSVILKWLQETYECEVVTFTADLGQGEELEPAREKARTLGIRQIYIDDLREEFARDFVFPMFRANAIYEGEYLLGSSIARPLIAKRLIEIANEVGADAVSHGATGKGNDQVRFELGAYALRPDIKIIAPWREWDLNSREKLLAYAEAHGIPIEKKRGQASPYSMDANLLHISYEGGILEDPWAEPEEAMWRWTRAPEKAPDRPLYLELTFERGDVVAIDGEPRTPAQVLEVLNRLGGEHGVGRLDIVENRYVGMKSRGCYETPGGTILLKAHRAIESITLDREVAHLKDESMPRYASLVYNGYWWSPERKMLQEMIDASQSSVNGVVRVKLYKGGVTVVGRKSEADSLFDANIATFEDDAGAFDQKDAEGFIKLNALRLRIAARRGMKF; the protein is encoded by the coding sequence ATGGCGGATAAAATCGACAAAGTGGTATTGGCCTATTCGGGTGGTCTGGATACTTCGGTGATCCTCAAATGGTTGCAGGAGACCTACGAATGTGAAGTGGTTACCTTCACCGCCGATCTCGGTCAAGGCGAGGAATTGGAGCCGGCGCGGGAAAAGGCTCGCACCTTGGGCATTCGGCAAATCTACATCGATGACTTGCGGGAGGAATTCGCGCGCGATTTCGTGTTTCCGATGTTTCGCGCCAATGCGATCTACGAGGGAGAATATTTGCTCGGCAGTTCCATCGCCAGACCCTTGATCGCCAAGCGGTTGATCGAGATCGCCAACGAAGTGGGGGCGGATGCCGTTTCCCACGGGGCCACCGGCAAGGGGAACGATCAAGTTCGATTCGAGTTGGGTGCCTATGCCTTAAGACCCGATATCAAGATCATCGCCCCCTGGCGGGAGTGGGATCTCAATTCCCGGGAAAAATTGCTGGCTTACGCCGAGGCGCACGGGATCCCCATCGAAAAGAAACGGGGGCAGGCCTCGCCTTATTCCATGGATGCCAACTTGCTGCACATTTCGTACGAAGGCGGTATTTTGGAAGATCCCTGGGCCGAGCCCGAAGAGGCGATGTGGCGTTGGACCCGCGCACCGGAAAAGGCCCCGGACCGTCCCCTATATCTGGAATTGACCTTCGAGCGCGGGGATGTGGTCGCCATCGACGGAGAGCCGCGTACCCCCGCCCAAGTATTGGAAGTGCTGAACCGATTGGGCGGTGAGCACGGCGTAGGAAGGCTCGATATCGTCGAAAACCGCTATGTGGGGATGAAATCGCGCGGTTGTTACGAAACCCCCGGCGGTACCATTCTCCTCAAGGCGCACCGCGCCATCGAATCCATCACCTTGGATCGGGAAGTGGCCCACCTCAAGGATGAATCGATGCCGCGCTATGCTTCCCTGGTCTATAACGGTTATTGGTGGAGTCCGGAACGGAAAATGCTGCAGGAAATGATCGATGCTTCCCAGTCGAGCGTCAACGGCGTGGTTCGGGTTAAGCTCTACAAAGGCGGTGTGACCGTGGTGGGACGCAAATCGGAGGCCGACAGCTTGTTCGACGCCAACATCGCCACTTTCGAGGACGATGCGGGTGCCTTCGATCAAAAGGATGCGGAAGGATTTATCAAATTGAACGCGCTCAGGCTCCGAATCGCCGCCCGGCGGGGAATGAAGTTTTGA
- a CDS encoding IS110 family RNA-guided transposase: MNAEQFVGIDVSKATLDGAVEPQGQVWQVAYDAKGIDQLVLQLQEIGPTLIVIEATGGLETQIASALAGKELPVAVVNPRQVRDFAKASGRLAKTDRVDAGVLAAFARAIRPQARPLKDADTRALDDLVDRRRQLIGIRVQEVLRLNGATTKPLQTSLKKHITWLDKQIDQNDRDLTRRLRESDAWRAKDDLLKSIPGVGSVTIVTLLAKCPELGTLNRREIAALVGVAPMANDSGQYRGKRFIWGGRSEVRAVLYMATISAIRCNAVIRAFAERLKNAGKPPKVVIVACMRKLLTIMNAMLKNNTPWQPQNT, encoded by the coding sequence ATGAATGCAGAACAGTTTGTTGGTATTGACGTGTCGAAAGCGACGCTGGATGGGGCGGTCGAGCCTCAAGGTCAGGTATGGCAGGTGGCCTACGATGCCAAGGGGATCGATCAGCTGGTTTTGCAGTTGCAAGAGATCGGGCCGACCTTGATCGTCATCGAGGCCACCGGCGGTTTGGAAACCCAGATTGCGTCTGCCTTGGCGGGTAAGGAATTGCCGGTGGCGGTGGTCAATCCGCGCCAGGTGCGCGACTTTGCCAAGGCCAGTGGCCGGCTGGCCAAGACCGATCGGGTGGATGCCGGGGTGCTGGCGGCGTTTGCCCGGGCCATCCGTCCCCAGGCGCGTCCGCTCAAGGATGCGGACACCCGCGCTTTGGACGATCTGGTGGATCGGCGGCGGCAGTTGATCGGCATCCGGGTTCAAGAGGTCCTCCGATTGAATGGGGCCACGACGAAACCGCTGCAAACCAGTCTGAAAAAGCATATCACCTGGCTGGACAAGCAGATTGACCAGAACGACCGGGACCTGACCCGGCGGTTGCGCGAGTCGGACGCCTGGCGGGCCAAGGACGATCTGCTCAAGAGCATTCCCGGCGTCGGTTCGGTGACCATTGTCACGTTGCTGGCAAAATGCCCGGAGCTGGGCACCCTCAACCGGCGCGAGATTGCCGCGCTGGTCGGCGTGGCGCCGATGGCCAACGACAGTGGCCAGTATCGCGGCAAGCGCTTCATCTGGGGTGGTCGCTCCGAGGTTCGCGCCGTGCTATACATGGCCACGATCTCGGCGATACGCTGTAATGCGGTCATCCGCGCCTTTGCAGAACGCCTCAAAAACGCCGGCAAACCGCCCAAGGTCGTCATCGTCGCCTGCATGAGGAAGTTGCTCACCATCATGAATGCCATGTTGAAAAATAATACCCCTTGGCAGCCACAAAACACTTGA
- a CDS encoding sigma-54 interaction domain-containing protein → MEKFKSLVGQAPNFEALLRSAKMVAATDVTVLITGETGTGKEELAHAIQQSSPRADKPFITINCAALPESLAESELFGHRKGAFTGAMGNHLGKLQASDGGTLFLDEIDSMPFNLQAKLLRFLETGECQPVGATGTERVDVRIVAATNADLERRIAAGEFRKDLYYRLNVVPLETPSLRERKEDIPLLAAHFIRQSTREHGLEPPRLSKAAQQIIMNYEWPGNVRELRNVCERLSILLAGQTIEPTNLPAEITLNQPRPKTGITLPASGLSLEEVEIELIRQALVRTNGNRSRSARLLGISRDTLLYRMQKYSIG, encoded by the coding sequence ATGGAGAAGTTCAAATCGCTCGTCGGCCAAGCGCCGAATTTCGAAGCGTTACTGCGCTCCGCTAAGATGGTGGCGGCCACCGATGTCACCGTCCTGATCACCGGAGAAACCGGCACCGGCAAAGAAGAATTGGCCCACGCCATACAACAGTCCAGCCCCCGCGCCGACAAGCCGTTCATTACCATCAATTGCGCGGCCTTGCCCGAATCCCTGGCGGAATCGGAATTATTCGGCCACCGCAAGGGCGCTTTCACCGGCGCCATGGGCAACCACCTGGGCAAGCTTCAAGCCTCCGACGGCGGCACTTTGTTTCTGGACGAAATCGACTCGATGCCTTTCAACCTCCAGGCCAAACTGCTCCGCTTTCTCGAAACCGGCGAATGCCAGCCGGTGGGAGCCACCGGAACCGAGCGGGTGGACGTTCGGATCGTCGCCGCCACCAACGCCGACTTGGAGCGGAGAATCGCAGCCGGCGAATTTCGCAAGGATCTGTACTATCGCTTGAATGTGGTTCCCCTGGAAACCCCCTCCTTGCGCGAACGCAAAGAGGACATTCCCTTATTGGCGGCGCACTTCATTCGCCAATCCACCCGGGAGCACGGCCTGGAACCGCCCCGCCTCTCCAAGGCCGCCCAGCAGATCATCATGAACTACGAGTGGCCGGGCAACGTGCGCGAACTGCGCAACGTCTGCGAACGGCTTTCCATCCTGCTGGCCGGCCAAACCATCGAACCGACCAATTTGCCTGCGGAAATCACGCTCAATCAACCGCGCCCCAAGACCGGCATCACCCTCCCCGCCTCCGGCCTGTCCCTGGAGGAAGTGGAGATCGAATTGATTCGTCAGGCGCTGGTTCGAACCAACGGCAATCGCAGCCGTTCGGCGCGGCTTCTGGGAATCAGCCGCGACACCCTATTGTACCGAATGCAGAAATACAGTATCGGCTGA
- a CDS encoding TonB-dependent receptor plug domain-containing protein: protein MQIGKRKWVLAPLAAAIASQGQYALAQYEELPTLTVEGEVMESGTASLQPGTSGTLDASDFLKRVPGGNVNRNGPLTGIAQFRGAYAERVNVLTNGVALRNAGPNAMDSRMSHIPSALMRTVKVYREVTPVSTGLETLGGSVITESRRSRFTDSEQFDLQGFGSAGYMGVSNGHYGAGLLGVANQNYRFHFSGSVERGRDYRFDRTRRVNPSKYSRETYNLGFGLRRAGHEFGFDYDNKYTGFTGTPSLPMDIRFINTDVFRGNYGWDLGGGWKLAFAGFYQDADHKMDNFSLRPAPTDPTRWREMKTDVEAGGYKLALTVPGVGPGSLEVGVDGDVGVHNATVSNPNNAAFFVSAYNDVNRNRYGAYAEWEGAPLDKLLVTAGVRYRFTFMDAGQVDGTPAMMMPAARMLRDRFNASDRRQDQHDVDVALNFRYALQESLDLVLGLARKTNAPTYQQRYTWLPLEATGGLADGRVYIGDVGLDSEKAYEAVAGFDLHLDHLVGDWVHDVYFEPRGFYRYVNDYIQGQAVDDPTVVMAANMILPGASCPNDPTPGDGNAADCVLQWANVDAQFYGTDIQAGFAVGDHFRVDGLMNYTRGIKLSGKDDNLYRIAPLNGRIRGTFSWWDLAFSTELVAALRQDKVAEYNNERQTSDWSVLNLRLQYQPSYQYVAGLKIALGVDNVFDNEHTDHLNGLNRARSVRDLPVGTRVPNPGRNLYATVAYDF from the coding sequence ATGCAGATCGGGAAAAGAAAATGGGTGCTGGCTCCACTTGCCGCCGCCATCGCCAGCCAAGGTCAATATGCCCTGGCGCAATACGAGGAGTTGCCCACCTTGACCGTGGAGGGAGAGGTCATGGAATCCGGCACGGCCTCCCTTCAGCCGGGAACCTCGGGGACTTTGGATGCCTCCGATTTTCTCAAGCGGGTGCCGGGCGGAAACGTGAACCGGAACGGCCCGCTTACCGGGATCGCCCAGTTTCGCGGCGCCTACGCCGAGCGGGTCAATGTGCTCACCAACGGCGTGGCCCTCAGAAATGCCGGTCCTAATGCCATGGATTCACGCATGAGTCATATCCCTTCGGCTTTGATGCGCACGGTAAAAGTATATCGAGAGGTCACGCCGGTGAGCACCGGTTTGGAAACCCTCGGAGGATCGGTGATTACCGAATCGCGCCGCAGCCGGTTCACCGACAGCGAGCAATTCGATCTTCAAGGTTTCGGCAGCGCCGGTTATATGGGGGTCAGTAATGGACACTACGGCGCCGGCTTGCTGGGGGTGGCTAACCAAAACTACCGCTTCCATTTTTCCGGCAGCGTAGAGCGGGGGCGCGATTACCGCTTCGACCGCACCCGGCGCGTCAATCCCAGCAAATATAGCCGCGAGACCTATAACCTGGGTTTCGGTCTGCGCAGGGCGGGACATGAATTCGGTTTCGACTACGACAATAAATATACCGGATTCACCGGCACGCCTTCCTTGCCCATGGATATCCGGTTCATCAATACAGATGTATTCCGCGGTAACTACGGTTGGGATCTGGGGGGTGGATGGAAGTTGGCCTTTGCAGGTTTCTACCAGGATGCCGACCATAAGATGGATAATTTCTCTCTGCGTCCCGCACCTACCGATCCGACTCGTTGGCGAGAAATGAAGACGGATGTGGAGGCCGGTGGTTATAAATTGGCCCTGACCGTCCCCGGCGTCGGGCCGGGCAGTTTGGAAGTCGGGGTGGACGGAGATGTGGGCGTCCACAACGCGACGGTATCCAACCCCAACAACGCCGCATTCTTCGTATCCGCTTACAACGATGTCAATCGAAATCGTTATGGTGCCTACGCGGAATGGGAAGGGGCACCGCTGGACAAGCTGCTGGTCACCGCCGGTGTTCGCTATCGTTTCACCTTTATGGACGCCGGCCAGGTGGACGGCACGCCCGCGATGATGATGCCGGCGGCCCGCATGCTTCGGGATCGATTCAATGCCTCCGACCGGCGCCAGGATCAACATGACGTGGATGTGGCGTTGAATTTCCGCTACGCCCTCCAGGAAAGCCTCGACCTGGTGCTCGGTTTGGCTCGGAAAACCAACGCACCCACCTACCAACAGCGCTATACTTGGTTGCCGTTGGAAGCGACCGGCGGCTTGGCGGACGGTCGGGTTTATATCGGCGACGTCGGTCTGGACAGCGAAAAGGCCTATGAAGCGGTGGCCGGCTTCGATCTTCACCTGGACCATCTGGTCGGCGATTGGGTCCACGATGTCTATTTCGAGCCGCGCGGATTCTACCGCTACGTCAACGATTACATTCAGGGGCAGGCGGTCGACGATCCGACGGTCGTCATGGCGGCCAATATGATCCTGCCCGGCGCCAGCTGCCCCAACGACCCCACCCCCGGTGACGGCAATGCCGCCGATTGCGTGCTTCAGTGGGCCAATGTGGATGCCCAGTTTTACGGCACCGACATCCAGGCGGGCTTCGCCGTGGGGGATCATTTCCGCGTGGACGGCTTGATGAACTATACCCGCGGAATAAAGCTCAGCGGCAAGGACGACAATCTCTACCGGATCGCCCCGCTCAACGGGCGGATTCGCGGTACTTTCTCCTGGTGGGATCTGGCTTTTTCCACGGAATTGGTGGCGGCATTGCGCCAGGATAAGGTGGCCGAATACAACAACGAGCGTCAAACTTCCGATTGGAGCGTGTTGAATCTGCGTCTCCAATATCAACCGTCCTATCAATATGTGGCGGGGCTGAAAATCGCGCTCGGCGTCGACAATGTTTTCGACAATGAGCACACCGACCATTTGAACGGTCTCAACCGGGCAAGAAGCGTGCGCGATTTACCCGTGGGAACTCGCGTACCCAATCCGGGTCGCAATCTTTATGCAACGGTTGCCTATGACTTTTGA
- a CDS encoding DUF4332 domain-containing protein — protein MTIELNELMGMTSELERKLKEIGINDSGDLLDAATTPKQRQVLSQQMAVPTRDVLELANRADLARIKGIGSVYSDLLEKVGVDTVKELATRRSDHLHQKILVTNEQVQLVKRPPTLAQVEQWVEEAKQLPKVLQY, from the coding sequence ATGACGATAGAGTTAAACGAATTGATGGGAATGACCTCGGAATTGGAGCGCAAGCTCAAGGAGATCGGTATCAACGACAGCGGGGATCTTCTTGATGCCGCCACCACTCCCAAACAGAGACAAGTCTTGTCCCAGCAGATGGCGGTTCCCACGCGAGATGTCCTGGAACTTGCCAATCGTGCCGATTTGGCCCGAATCAAAGGCATCGGTTCCGTTTATTCCGATCTTCTGGAAAAGGTTGGCGTCGACACCGTCAAGGAACTTGCCACTCGGCGTTCCGATCATCTGCATCAGAAGATCCTGGTGACCAATGAGCAGGTTCAGTTAGTGAAACGGCCTCCCACGCTCGCCCAGGTGGAGCAGTGGGTGGAAGAAGCAAAGCAATTACCCAAAGTATTGCAATATTAG
- a CDS encoding DUF937 domain-containing protein, producing the protein MNLLQIVMENGGQSAIRQVAQRMGLSESQANQLFSMLVPALGEGIKRNVKAPSQREGLMNALAQKKHQQVLEQPDALVQDDTIQDGNAILGHLFGSKDVSRNVASQVAERAGTEPDIVKQLLPMAAKLVMGALSKETEKRGMLNDQTGSPGTQQADFMGTFMDFLDMNNDGSVMDDLSNIARKFFK; encoded by the coding sequence ATGAATCTGTTGCAGATAGTCATGGAAAATGGCGGGCAATCTGCGATCCGCCAAGTAGCCCAAAGGATGGGCTTATCGGAAAGCCAGGCGAATCAGCTTTTTTCCATGCTCGTGCCCGCCCTTGGAGAAGGTATCAAGCGCAATGTGAAGGCACCTTCGCAACGGGAGGGCTTGATGAACGCCCTGGCCCAGAAAAAACACCAGCAGGTTCTGGAGCAACCGGATGCCCTCGTCCAGGATGACACCATTCAAGATGGCAATGCCATTCTGGGGCACTTGTTCGGAAGTAAGGATGTGAGCCGAAACGTGGCTTCCCAGGTTGCCGAAAGAGCCGGTACGGAACCCGACATCGTCAAACAACTGCTGCCGATGGCCGCCAAATTGGTGATGGGCGCGTTGAGTAAGGAAACGGAAAAAAGAGGAATGTTAAATGATCAAACAGGTTCTCCAGGGACGCAACAAGCCGACTTCATGGGCACCTTCATGGATTTTCTCGATATGAACAATGACGGCAGTGTTATGGATGATCTTTCCAATATCGCCCGGAAATTCTTTAAATGA
- the lysM gene encoding peptidoglycan-binding protein LysM, with protein sequence MGLLDFVKDVGHNLFTSDEEAAEKIKQHIESHNPGIETLEVRYQDGSAFLKGRASSFQAVEKAILLAGNVKGVSNVMNELELAESPEAQEQPEQVEYYVIQKGDTLSLIAKRYYGDPMLYPKLFEANREVIQDPDKIFPGQKIRIPLS encoded by the coding sequence ATGGGCTTATTAGATTTCGTCAAAGATGTGGGCCACAATCTTTTTACCAGCGATGAAGAAGCCGCGGAGAAAATCAAACAACACATCGAGTCCCACAATCCCGGCATTGAAACTCTCGAAGTCAGGTATCAAGATGGATCCGCTTTTCTTAAAGGCCGGGCTTCCTCATTCCAAGCCGTCGAAAAAGCCATTTTGCTGGCCGGCAATGTGAAAGGCGTATCCAACGTGATGAACGAACTGGAGCTCGCCGAATCCCCGGAGGCCCAGGAGCAGCCGGAGCAGGTGGAATACTATGTCATCCAGAAAGGGGATACGCTCTCGCTCATCGCGAAACGCTATTATGGCGATCCCATGTTGTATCCCAAGCTTTTCGAGGCCAATCGGGAGGTCATTCAGGACCCCGACAAGATTTTTCCGGGACAAAAAATCAGAATCCCCTTGTCCTGA
- the pyrF gene encoding orotidine-5'-phosphate decarboxylase, whose protein sequence is MPLSTQPVPSRERLIVALDLPTHRQAKELVESLGEAVSFYKIGLELFMAGDYFDLIDWLESRGKKVFADLKFYDIPATVERAVRALSRTSVQLATVHGDPAIMEAAARGKGETLKILAVTVLTSLNESALKRMGYTGDLNSLVLDRARQAQQAGLDGVIASGRESASIRQAVGDDFLIVTPGIRPTSDRQDDQQRVVTVQQAFTDGVDYIVVGRPIRDAQDPKTAARAIQEQIASLFHPKE, encoded by the coding sequence ATGCCACTATCCACCCAGCCCGTTCCCTCCCGTGAACGCTTGATCGTCGCCCTGGATTTGCCCACCCACCGGCAAGCCAAGGAATTGGTGGAAAGCCTGGGAGAGGCGGTGTCATTCTATAAAATCGGCCTGGAACTGTTCATGGCCGGCGATTACTTCGACTTGATCGACTGGCTCGAAAGCCGCGGCAAAAAAGTGTTCGCCGATCTCAAATTTTATGACATTCCCGCCACGGTGGAACGCGCGGTACGGGCATTGAGCCGCACTTCCGTGCAACTGGCCACCGTCCACGGAGACCCGGCGATCATGGAAGCCGCGGCCCGCGGCAAGGGGGAAACGCTAAAGATTCTGGCGGTGACCGTCTTGACCAGCCTGAACGAGTCGGCTTTGAAACGGATGGGATATACCGGCGATTTGAACTCCCTGGTGCTGGATCGCGCGCGCCAGGCTCAACAGGCAGGGCTTGACGGCGTCATCGCCTCGGGCCGGGAAAGCGCGTCGATCCGTCAGGCGGTGGGCGACGATTTCCTGATCGTCACGCCCGGCATCCGGCCTACTTCCGATCGGCAGGACGATCAACAGCGGGTGGTCACAGTCCAGCAGGCTTTTACCGACGGCGTGGACTACATCGTGGTCGGCCGCCCGATCCGTGATGCCCAGGATCCAAAAACCGCCGCCAGAGCCATCCAGGAGCAAATCGCCAGTTTATTTCACCCGAAGGAATAA
- a CDS encoding AEC family transporter, whose product MSSVLIQMFLLMVFGAAWRVLRPAGLNGDQTRLVLTTLVYYLFLPGLILKLMNRADLGMETLSISLFGVGMLGFSATLAGLYVRWRRMLAARAGAVWLAMTFPNITFLGLPVLLETFGDWAALMVIQLDYFASTPLVLTLGVGVARAFGSRGQAGNHFLALLRVPPLWAAIVGVGLNLSDWSPPSWWTDFLNLLAGAVTPLMLLALGLALDWRSLHWKSAPVVLPVVLLKLILMPAFGWWLGQLLGFSGKQLAALVLEAGMPSMMFGIVLCDRFGLESRLYALLVTATTLLSMASLPLWYRLLEGAV is encoded by the coding sequence ATGTCGTCGGTTTTGATTCAAATGTTTTTGCTGATGGTGTTCGGAGCCGCCTGGCGTGTGTTGCGCCCGGCGGGATTGAACGGGGATCAGACTCGGTTGGTATTGACAACCCTCGTTTATTATCTGTTCTTGCCGGGCCTGATCTTGAAATTGATGAACCGGGCGGATCTGGGGATGGAAACCCTTTCCATTTCCCTCTTCGGGGTCGGGATGTTGGGCTTCAGCGCTACCTTGGCGGGGTTGTACGTGCGTTGGCGGCGAATGCTCGCGGCACGGGCGGGGGCGGTTTGGTTGGCGATGACTTTTCCCAACATTACCTTTTTGGGATTACCGGTGCTGCTCGAGACTTTCGGCGACTGGGCGGCGCTGATGGTGATTCAATTGGATTATTTCGCATCCACCCCTTTGGTTCTGACTTTGGGCGTCGGGGTGGCGAGGGCATTCGGCAGCCGCGGTCAGGCGGGCAATCATTTTCTCGCCCTGCTGCGCGTCCCCCCCCTATGGGCGGCGATAGTGGGCGTGGGATTGAACTTGTCCGATTGGTCGCCGCCTTCCTGGTGGACGGATTTTCTCAACCTGTTGGCCGGTGCAGTCACCCCTTTGATGTTGCTCGCTTTGGGGTTGGCTTTGGATTGGCGCAGCTTGCATTGGAAGAGTGCGCCGGTGGTGCTGCCGGTGGTGTTGCTCAAATTAATTTTGATGCCGGCGTTCGGATGGTGGCTGGGGCAGCTGCTTGGATTTTCCGGTAAACAGCTCGCCGCCTTGGTGTTGGAGGCGGGGATGCCCAGCATGATGTTCGGAATCGTGCTGTGCGATCGCTTCGGTCTGGAGAGCCGCCTCTACGCACTCTTGGTGACCGCGACCACGCTTTTGTCGATGGCGTCTTTGCCGCTATGGTATCGCTTGCTCGAGGGCGCGGTATAA